The Gracilimonas sp. genome contains a region encoding:
- the lepA gene encoding translation elongation factor 4 produces MNNIRNFCIIAHIDHGKSTLADRLLQLTGSISERDMKEQMLDDMELERERGITIKSHAIRMDYKRPNGEEYIFNLIDTPGHVDFAYEVSRALKACEGALLIVDAAQGIEAQTISNLYQAIDQNLEIIPVLNKIDLPGADPEGIGQQIVDLIGCDYEEILHVSGKTGEGVKELLEAIVERVPGPKREEDKPLRALIFDSIFNTYRGSVAYVRVMEGVLRKGDLFKFMANKEEYYAEEIGYLKMKKEPTKELRAGEVGYVIGSVKSLQDVRVGDTITKVDNPAETPIPGYQEAKPMVFSGIFPTDSDDFEDLRAALEKLQLNDASLSYEPETSKALGFGFRAGFLGLLHMEIVQERLDREFDIDIITTVPNVQYEVELEDGGRIEVDNPSQMPEVGDIDAIYEPYIKASIITPADYIGPIMKLCQDRRGIYVNQLFMQNNRVEITYELPMAEVVFDFYDRLKSGTRGYASLDYEFIEYRKGDLVRLDIMLNGDQVDALSSITHRDKAYYLGRKVCAKLKELIPQQQFEVAVQAAIGSRIIARDTVRAMRKDVTAKCYGGDISRKRKLLEKQKEGKKRMKQVGTVEIPQEAFLAVLSMDEDDR; encoded by the coding sequence ATGAATAATATTCGAAATTTTTGCATCATTGCCCATATTGACCATGGGAAATCAACATTGGCAGATCGTTTGCTTCAGCTTACCGGTTCCATCAGTGAACGGGATATGAAGGAGCAGATGCTGGACGATATGGAATTGGAGCGTGAACGCGGCATTACCATCAAGAGTCACGCGATCCGTATGGATTATAAGCGTCCCAATGGTGAGGAGTATATTTTTAATCTCATAGATACTCCGGGTCATGTGGATTTTGCGTATGAAGTTTCCCGGGCCCTGAAAGCTTGTGAAGGAGCACTCTTAATTGTAGATGCCGCCCAGGGAATTGAAGCTCAGACCATTTCAAACCTGTATCAGGCTATCGATCAAAACCTTGAGATTATTCCGGTATTGAATAAGATTGATTTACCCGGCGCAGACCCTGAAGGTATCGGACAGCAAATTGTAGATTTAATCGGCTGTGATTATGAAGAAATTTTACACGTTTCAGGAAAAACCGGGGAAGGGGTTAAGGAATTACTTGAGGCAATTGTAGAACGAGTTCCCGGCCCAAAAAGGGAAGAAGACAAACCCCTTCGCGCTCTTATTTTTGATTCGATTTTCAATACCTATCGTGGTTCTGTTGCCTATGTACGCGTTATGGAAGGAGTATTGAGAAAAGGGGATTTGTTCAAATTCATGGCCAATAAAGAAGAATATTACGCTGAAGAAATTGGCTACTTGAAGATGAAAAAAGAGCCGACTAAAGAATTAAGAGCCGGTGAAGTTGGATACGTGATCGGAAGCGTGAAATCGCTGCAGGATGTGCGTGTTGGCGATACCATTACCAAAGTAGACAATCCTGCCGAAACACCGATTCCGGGTTATCAGGAAGCAAAGCCCATGGTGTTCAGCGGGATTTTTCCAACGGATTCGGATGATTTTGAAGACCTTCGTGCGGCCCTCGAAAAACTTCAGCTGAATGATGCTTCATTATCCTATGAGCCGGAAACTTCCAAAGCACTTGGTTTTGGGTTTCGTGCCGGTTTCCTTGGGTTACTCCACATGGAAATTGTGCAAGAGCGACTCGACCGTGAATTTGATATCGACATTATAACAACGGTTCCCAATGTTCAGTACGAAGTTGAACTTGAAGACGGCGGACGCATTGAAGTTGACAACCCCAGTCAAATGCCGGAAGTGGGAGATATTGACGCCATATATGAACCTTATATAAAAGCGAGTATTATTACGCCGGCTGATTATATTGGCCCAATTATGAAATTATGCCAGGATCGGAGAGGGATTTATGTAAATCAGCTGTTTATGCAGAATAATCGGGTTGAAATTACGTATGAACTACCGATGGCGGAAGTTGTATTTGATTTTTACGACCGCCTTAAATCAGGAACGCGAGGATATGCGTCCCTGGATTATGAATTTATTGAATACCGAAAAGGTGATTTAGTTCGTTTAGACATCATGCTGAACGGCGATCAGGTAGATGCACTGTCAAGTATTACCCATCGTGACAAGGCTTATTACCTTGGTCGGAAAGTTTGTGCAAAATTGAAGGAACTTATTCCTCAGCAGCAGTTTGAAGTAGCTGTACAGGCAGCTATCGGAAGCAGGATTATAGCCCGTGACACGGTTCGTGCCATGCGTAAGGATGTTACGGCCAAATGTTATGGCGGTGATATTTCGCGGAAACGAAAACTGCTCGAAAAACAAAAAGAAGGTAAGAAAAGAATGAAACAGGTAGGAACGGTTGAAATACCTCAGGAAGCATTCCTTGCCGTACTATCTATGGATGAAGACGACAGGTAA
- the hisE gene encoding phosphoribosyl-ATP diphosphatase: protein MADIKTITQKDYEFLVELEELIYDRKEEMPDGSYTTSMFKKGIDKIAQKVGEEAVETVIASKNNKDKETINEAADLIFHLMLLLAEKEIPLHKVIKKLRKRHSKGTHKHIGE from the coding sequence ATGGCTGATATCAAAACGATTACACAAAAGGATTACGAATTTCTGGTGGAACTGGAAGAATTGATCTATGACCGAAAAGAAGAGATGCCGGATGGTTCTTATACCACCTCCATGTTCAAAAAAGGAATTGATAAGATCGCTCAGAAGGTCGGGGAAGAAGCAGTTGAAACGGTGATTGCTTCAAAAAATAATAAGGACAAAGAGACTATCAACGAAGCGGCGGATCTGATTTTCCACCTGATGTTGCTGCTTGCCGAAAAAGAAATCCCCCTGCATAAAGTGATAAAAAAGCTCCGAAAACGGCACAGCAAAGGCACGCATAAGCATATTGGAGAATAG
- a CDS encoding lipocalin-like domain-containing protein, with protein sequence MMKKLYWYVLVLTFIAGIVWLWPKQKQEIRASVSVAEAMGGGDDEGYLRATGPREFVFPEDHGPHPGFRTEWWYYTGNVFTENGRQFGYQFTIFRNQISPPESTAKGEAYSQDWNTNQLYLGHFAISDVENEEHVFEERYSRGAVGLAGAQTEPYRIWLEDWEIERITSEITDGKNFPVRVRAMMEDGDSIELDITPAKPLVLQGEEGYDKKGAEEGNASYYLAFTRMETKGVITKDGQEYPVSGLSWMDHEWSTSALDENQEGWDWFSIQLSNGYDLMYYQLRNSDGSVSAFTIGSLIDPDGNKTTINPQDVKLEVLDTWESPHSRSIYPSRWNMKIPRFDLELELATLFPDQEMDVSVRYFEGTLGISGEMDGQEITGNGFIEMTGYEQD encoded by the coding sequence ATGATGAAAAAACTTTATTGGTATGTATTGGTACTTACATTTATTGCAGGAATCGTATGGCTGTGGCCGAAGCAGAAGCAAGAGATTCGTGCATCCGTTTCTGTAGCCGAAGCAATGGGTGGTGGAGATGATGAGGGATATTTACGGGCAACAGGGCCGAGAGAGTTTGTTTTCCCGGAAGATCACGGCCCACACCCGGGTTTTCGGACGGAATGGTGGTATTACACCGGAAATGTGTTCACGGAAAACGGACGACAGTTTGGCTATCAGTTTACCATTTTTCGAAATCAAATCAGTCCGCCAGAAAGTACTGCTAAAGGAGAAGCATATAGCCAAGACTGGAACACCAACCAGCTTTACTTAGGTCATTTTGCCATTTCTGATGTTGAAAATGAAGAACATGTATTTGAAGAACGATACAGCAGAGGTGCTGTCGGCTTGGCCGGCGCCCAGACGGAACCCTATCGAATTTGGCTGGAAGATTGGGAGATTGAGCGCATCACATCGGAAATTACCGACGGCAAAAATTTTCCGGTACGAGTTAGGGCAATGATGGAAGACGGTGATTCTATTGAACTGGACATCACTCCGGCAAAACCATTGGTGCTTCAAGGAGAAGAAGGCTACGACAAAAAAGGTGCTGAAGAAGGAAATGCTTCCTACTATTTAGCCTTCACCCGAATGGAAACGAAAGGAGTGATCACAAAAGACGGGCAGGAATATCCGGTTTCTGGGTTAAGCTGGATGGATCACGAGTGGAGCACCTCGGCCCTGGATGAAAATCAGGAGGGCTGGGATTGGTTTTCCATTCAGTTATCCAACGGCTACGATCTGATGTATTATCAATTAAGAAACAGTGATGGTTCGGTCAGTGCTTTTACTATAGGTTCGCTTATCGATCCGGATGGAAATAAAACGACGATCAATCCGCAAGATGTGAAGTTAGAGGTGCTGGATACCTGGGAAAGCCCACACAGCCGATCCATTTATCCTTCGCGATGGAATATGAAGATTCCAAGGTTTGATTTGGAATTAGAGTTGGCTACACTTTTTCCGGATCAGGAAATGGATGTCTCGGTACGATATTTTGAAGGCACATTGGGGATCTCAGGCGAAATGGACGGGCAGGAAATCACTGGAAATGGTTTTATTGAGATGACGGGTTATGAGCAGGATTAG
- a CDS encoding ABC transporter permease, translated as MSNNNSNLLWLSSFRFLIRHPWHFLLSILGVALGVAVVISIDLSNSSAKKAFSLSTEAVTGKATHQVRGAGESLDEKVYRDIRVKAKIRQSAPVVEGYARVEGMNRTFQVLGVDPIAEAPFRDFASQETGIELSEFMSGENTGLIAESVARELETEIGDTLQLVVGGKDFQLKLIGLIEAGNDRSQQALESLVVVDVSTAQRLYNMQGMLTRIDLILPENETDSAEQKIKEFLPEGTSIVRSDSRTETVAQMTRAFEFNLQALSMLALLVGMFLIYNTMTFSVVQRRPLIGRLRALGVTRNEILITILKEALLIGFLGTLIGIVSGIILAQGLVKLVTQSINDLYFVLSVQELSLGLFPLAKGAVLGIFATLIAAFWPAREASQAEVSTVLRRSSSESKITGRIFLLSIFGLLIGLAGVGIIMIPGGGILAGYSSLLFMIIGFSLIIPLLIEGMAKLFRPILGKISGLIGKMAVRGIVTELSRTSVAIAALVVAVAATVGVGVMVDSFRTTVVSWLEAQLQADVYVQPPSSVARKADSELEPMLVNLLIETEGVTEAHTVRSVDVRTNKGTDNLVAIDQGIAAQTTYELKESRNNFWQRYTRENIIMVSEVYGYRNNVSLGDSLFIETDEGKAGFEIQAINFDYASDIGTITISRHIYDQYFDDDDAISGLALYAADGVEVDELIERLREQSNGIQDVFIRSNRGLREASIEIFDRTFTVTVVLRMLAILVAFIGVLSALMALQLERSRELAVLRANGMTPGQLWNYVITQTGVMGVMAGILSVPLGILMAYILVYVINLRSFGWTLQFVIPWSVLLEAVFLAIIAALLAGLYPSWKMSKANPADALRNE; from the coding sequence ATGAGCAATAACAACTCGAATCTACTTTGGCTTTCCAGTTTCAGGTTTTTGATTCGCCATCCCTGGCATTTTCTGCTTTCTATTTTGGGTGTAGCCCTCGGAGTTGCAGTCGTCATCTCCATTGATTTGTCGAACTCAAGTGCTAAAAAAGCTTTTTCTTTATCAACTGAAGCAGTGACAGGAAAGGCGACACATCAGGTTAGGGGAGCAGGTGAAAGCCTGGATGAAAAAGTGTACCGCGATATTAGAGTAAAAGCTAAAATCAGGCAATCAGCCCCTGTTGTAGAGGGCTATGCCCGCGTCGAAGGAATGAACCGAACTTTCCAGGTGCTGGGAGTAGACCCGATTGCTGAAGCTCCGTTCAGGGATTTTGCCAGTCAGGAGACCGGTATTGAATTATCAGAATTTATGAGCGGCGAAAATACGGGCTTAATTGCAGAGTCGGTGGCCCGGGAATTGGAAACCGAAATTGGAGATACATTGCAGTTGGTTGTGGGCGGAAAGGATTTTCAGCTCAAGCTCATTGGGCTCATTGAAGCCGGAAATGACCGAAGTCAGCAGGCGCTTGAAAGCTTGGTGGTAGTTGATGTCAGTACTGCTCAGCGTTTGTATAATATGCAGGGAATGTTAACCCGGATCGATCTGATCTTGCCGGAAAATGAAACCGATTCAGCAGAACAGAAGATAAAAGAATTTCTTCCTGAGGGAACCTCTATTGTCCGTTCCGATTCCCGCACAGAAACAGTTGCTCAAATGACCCGTGCTTTTGAGTTTAATCTTCAGGCCTTAAGCATGCTGGCGCTTTTAGTGGGGATGTTTTTGATCTATAATACCATGACTTTTTCTGTGGTTCAGCGTCGTCCGCTGATCGGCCGGCTTCGTGCTTTGGGGGTAACACGGAATGAGATTCTGATTACCATCCTCAAAGAAGCACTTTTGATTGGATTTTTAGGAACATTGATTGGCATTGTATCCGGTATTATCCTGGCCCAGGGATTGGTAAAGTTGGTTACACAGTCCATCAACGACCTGTATTTTGTACTGTCGGTGCAGGAACTATCCCTTGGGTTATTTCCGCTGGCCAAAGGAGCGGTGTTAGGAATTTTTGCCACGCTGATCGCTGCTTTTTGGCCGGCGCGAGAGGCTTCACAAGCCGAGGTTTCCACGGTATTGAGACGTTCCAGCAGCGAATCAAAAATAACCGGCCGAATTTTTCTTCTTTCAATTTTTGGGTTGCTGATTGGCTTAGCCGGAGTTGGCATTATAATGATTCCGGGTGGAGGAATTTTAGCCGGCTATTCCTCTCTTTTGTTCATGATCATTGGGTTTTCACTCATTATTCCACTTTTGATCGAGGGAATGGCAAAACTATTTCGCCCGATATTGGGAAAAATTAGCGGATTGATTGGAAAAATGGCCGTTCGGGGTATAGTAACGGAACTTAGCAGAACTTCCGTTGCTATCGCCGCATTAGTGGTAGCTGTAGCCGCAACTGTTGGAGTTGGGGTGATGGTGGACAGTTTCAGAACCACGGTGGTATCATGGCTGGAAGCTCAGCTTCAGGCGGATGTGTATGTACAGCCACCAAGTTCAGTGGCCCGAAAAGCAGATTCCGAACTGGAGCCCATGTTGGTCAATCTCCTTATAGAAACAGAGGGGGTGACTGAAGCACATACCGTTCGCAGTGTGGATGTCCGAACCAATAAAGGAACCGATAATTTAGTAGCGATTGACCAGGGAATTGCCGCTCAAACTACCTATGAGCTGAAAGAAAGCCGGAATAATTTCTGGCAACGGTATACCCGGGAAAATATCATTATGGTTTCTGAAGTATATGGTTATCGAAATAATGTGAGTTTGGGTGACTCACTTTTCATAGAAACGGATGAGGGAAAGGCCGGCTTCGAAATTCAGGCCATTAATTTTGATTACGCTTCGGATATTGGCACCATTACCATCAGTCGCCATATCTATGATCAGTATTTTGATGATGATGATGCAATTTCGGGGCTGGCATTGTATGCAGCCGACGGTGTGGAAGTGGATGAATTGATCGAGCGACTGAGGGAGCAATCAAATGGAATACAGGATGTTTTTATCCGTTCGAACCGTGGTTTGAGGGAAGCCTCCATCGAAATATTTGACCGTACCTTTACGGTAACAGTTGTGTTGAGAATGCTGGCTATTTTAGTGGCTTTTATAGGTGTTTTAAGCGCATTAATGGCACTTCAGTTAGAACGATCCAGAGAATTGGCAGTGCTCAGGGCAAATGGAATGACCCCCGGGCAGCTTTGGAATTATGTAATCACCCAAACAGGAGTGATGGGCGTGATGGCCGGAATTCTTTCGGTTCCGCTGGGAATATTGATGGCTTACATCCTTGTATATGTAATTAACCTGCGTTCATTCGGATGGACACTCCAGTTTGTTATACCATGGAGTGTGCTGCTTGAAGCTGTTTTCCTGGCAATAATTGCCGCTTTACTGGCCGGCTTGTACCCCTCCTGGAAGATGTCGAAAGCCAATCCTGCTGATGCATTACGGAATGAATGA
- a CDS encoding ABC transporter ATP-binding protein — protein MKDKAYIRLNKLTKSYQEGDKTRAVLDDLELSITEGELIVLLGRSGSGKSTLLNLVSGIDKPDSGAVIIGGTNLAELNEKERTLFRRKNIGFVFQSFNLISTLNAYENVLLPLKLKGVTDEETLSKADQFLQDVGLGDRGDSYPDRLSGGEQQRVAIARALAHEPMLILADEPTGNLDYETGKQILDILENLVRKNGRTIILATHDRDICKIADRVLEIRGGKLTEVEDSAVQL, from the coding sequence ATGAAAGACAAGGCATACATCCGGCTCAATAAGCTGACCAAAAGTTACCAAGAGGGAGACAAAACCCGGGCGGTATTGGACGATTTGGAATTATCTATAACGGAAGGAGAGTTGATTGTACTGCTTGGCCGGTCGGGTTCCGGGAAAAGTACTCTGCTAAATTTAGTAAGTGGAATAGACAAGCCTGATTCCGGAGCGGTAATAATAGGCGGGACCAATCTTGCTGAGCTCAATGAGAAAGAGCGTACTCTTTTCCGGCGTAAAAACATTGGCTTTGTGTTTCAGTCCTTCAACTTAATATCAACTCTTAACGCCTATGAAAACGTATTGCTTCCCCTAAAGCTAAAAGGCGTAACAGATGAAGAAACCCTAAGCAAAGCTGATCAGTTTTTACAAGATGTGGGACTAGGTGATCGGGGTGACAGTTACCCGGACCGGCTTTCCGGAGGAGAACAGCAACGGGTGGCTATTGCCCGTGCACTGGCTCACGAACCCATGTTAATTTTGGCTGATGAACCTACCGGTAATTTGGACTATGAAACCGGGAAGCAAATTCTCGACATCTTAGAAAATCTGGTTCGTAAAAATGGTCGCACCATTATTTTGGCTACGCACGACCGTGACATCTGCAAAATTGCGGACCGGGTGTTGGAGATTCGCGGTGGTAAGTTGACGGAAGTCGAAGATTCAGCTGTGCAATTATGA
- the hisA gene encoding 1-(5-phosphoribosyl)-5-[(5-phosphoribosylamino)methylideneamino]imidazole-4-carboxamide isomerase produces MQTIPAIDLLNGQAVRLHKGSYEEVTVYDKSPLNQAKKFKEAGFNHIHVVDLNGAKEGKFVNLPHIKEIIKELGISVQTGGGIRVFDDVEMLLDAGLSKVICSSMAIKNEKDWLKSLEEYPGNMILGMDLKDGKIAYSGWLETAEESMDSFLSRMIDHGLQEVLCTDISKDGTLSGPNFELYNSLKKDFPQIRIIASGGVSSMEDLQKLDKADIDAVVIGKAYYENRISLEAMANFNN; encoded by the coding sequence ATGCAAACTATTCCTGCTATCGACCTCCTGAACGGACAAGCCGTTCGCCTTCATAAAGGCTCCTATGAGGAAGTTACTGTTTACGACAAATCCCCCCTCAATCAGGCGAAAAAATTTAAGGAAGCAGGATTTAATCATATTCATGTGGTTGACCTGAACGGTGCCAAAGAAGGGAAGTTTGTAAATCTTCCACACATCAAAGAAATCATTAAGGAGCTTGGGATTTCCGTCCAAACCGGCGGTGGAATCCGGGTTTTTGATGATGTAGAAATGCTATTGGACGCCGGTCTTTCAAAGGTAATTTGCAGCTCCATGGCCATCAAAAATGAAAAAGACTGGCTTAAGTCTTTGGAAGAATACCCCGGGAATATGATCCTCGGCATGGACCTGAAAGATGGGAAAATTGCTTACTCCGGGTGGCTTGAGACAGCAGAAGAATCTATGGATTCTTTTTTGAGCCGGATGATAGATCACGGGTTGCAAGAAGTTCTTTGCACAGATATTTCTAAAGACGGAACGCTCTCTGGGCCCAATTTCGAGCTTTACAATTCCCTTAAGAAGGATTTCCCACAGATCAGGATCATAGCTTCAGGCGGAGTATCCTCTATGGAGGATCTGCAGAAACTGGATAAAGCTGATATTGATGCCGTGGTTATTGGCAAGGCTTATTACGAGAACCGCATTTCGTTAGAAGCCATGGCAAATTTTAACAACTAA
- a CDS encoding serpin family protein, with translation MKGNHLLLIIFSILIYLTGCTSSVTGPDLNGELPRELSKVEMELVENGQSFSFNMFKSTVLGDESENIFISPLSISLALGMTMNGARGETYNQMRETLAFQGLDMEEINSGYQTLIELLMNADPKVKMEIANSVWSRQGFPIEEEFTDNLEEYFNAEARELDFDDPASVDIINDWVSDNTNGLIEQIIEGGIPAEMIMYLINAIYFKGDWMYQFDKEDTQEGPFYLENGEQVMVDMMSQKRDFNTHFSDKVHMIDLPYGDSLFSMTVMMPADEGTILNEFIEQDLTKENFDSWTANLSGSEIPLRFPKFELEYKVKLNDILISMGMEDAFNGSKADLTGINSNGGLSISEVKHKTFIKVDEAGTEAAAVTSVAIEVTSAPQTFSVNRPFVFVTREQNSGAILFMGKINNPGV, from the coding sequence ATGAAAGGCAATCATTTACTGTTAATCATTTTTTCCATTCTTATTTATTTAACAGGGTGTACCAGTTCTGTGACCGGGCCTGATTTGAATGGAGAACTTCCAAGAGAATTGTCAAAAGTCGAGATGGAATTGGTGGAAAACGGGCAGTCTTTTAGCTTTAATATGTTCAAGAGCACCGTTTTGGGAGATGAGTCTGAGAATATTTTTATTTCGCCTCTTAGTATTTCTTTGGCGCTTGGTATGACTATGAATGGAGCACGTGGAGAAACCTATAATCAAATGCGTGAGACACTGGCTTTTCAGGGGCTTGATATGGAAGAGATTAATTCAGGCTACCAAACCTTAATCGAGCTGTTGATGAATGCGGATCCAAAAGTAAAAATGGAAATTGCCAATTCAGTTTGGAGCCGGCAAGGCTTTCCCATAGAAGAAGAATTCACGGATAACCTGGAGGAATATTTTAATGCTGAGGCTCGTGAGCTTGATTTCGATGATCCGGCTTCTGTCGATATTATTAATGATTGGGTTTCCGATAACACCAATGGTCTGATTGAACAAATTATTGAAGGAGGTATCCCCGCTGAAATGATTATGTACCTGATAAATGCCATTTATTTTAAAGGAGATTGGATGTATCAGTTTGATAAAGAAGATACGCAGGAAGGGCCTTTTTATCTGGAAAATGGAGAGCAGGTGATGGTAGATATGATGAGTCAAAAAAGAGATTTCAACACTCACTTTTCTGATAAAGTGCATATGATAGACTTGCCATATGGCGATAGCCTATTTAGCATGACTGTGATGATGCCTGCTGACGAGGGGACTATCTTGAATGAGTTCATCGAGCAGGATTTAACCAAAGAGAATTTTGATTCGTGGACTGCAAATTTATCAGGAAGTGAAATACCTCTCAGGTTTCCGAAATTTGAATTGGAGTATAAAGTGAAGTTAAATGACATTCTGATTTCTATGGGAATGGAGGATGCTTTTAACGGCAGTAAAGCTGATTTGACCGGTATCAATTCCAATGGAGGCTTATCTATCAGTGAGGTAAAGCATAAAACCTTTATAAAGGTGGATGAAGCAGGTACCGAGGCCGCTGCGGTAACTTCAGTGGCTATAGAAGTTACTTCTGCACCGCAAACATTTTCAGTGAACCGGCCTTTTGTGTTTGTGACACGAGAACAAAACAGCGGGGCCATTTTGTTTATGGGTAAAATTAATAACCCGGGTGTTTAG
- the hisF gene encoding imidazole glycerol phosphate synthase subunit HisF — protein MLTKRIIPCLDIKNGRTVKGVNFEGLRDAGDPVELAKRYSEEGADELVFLDITATLEKRKTLVDLVKRIAAEINIPFTVGGGIKTVDEIEELLKSGADKVSLNSSIVKNPDLINEASAIFGAQAIVAAVDAKKKGDSWNVYIKGGTEDTGLDALEWMKEVEERGAGEILLTSMDRDGTKSGFDIEILQKVNEVVNIPVIASGGAGTIQHCIDAIQLANVDAVLAASIFHFKEIEIKDLKARMGKAGIEVRPV, from the coding sequence ATGCTCACTAAAAGAATTATCCCCTGTCTCGATATTAAAAATGGACGCACTGTAAAAGGCGTGAACTTTGAAGGGCTGCGTGATGCCGGAGATCCGGTTGAATTGGCCAAACGATACAGTGAGGAAGGTGCGGACGAGCTTGTTTTTCTGGATATAACAGCCACCCTGGAAAAGAGAAAAACACTGGTTGATTTGGTTAAAAGAATTGCCGCTGAAATTAATATCCCGTTTACCGTTGGGGGCGGCATCAAAACGGTGGATGAAATCGAAGAGTTATTAAAATCCGGTGCTGATAAAGTTTCCCTGAACAGCAGTATTGTTAAAAACCCCGATTTGATCAATGAAGCATCTGCTATTTTTGGAGCACAGGCTATAGTAGCTGCCGTAGATGCCAAAAAGAAAGGTGACAGCTGGAATGTATACATCAAAGGCGGAACAGAAGATACCGGACTGGATGCCCTGGAATGGATGAAGGAAGTGGAAGAACGGGGAGCCGGTGAAATTTTATTAACCAGCATGGATCGTGACGGAACCAAAAGTGGCTTTGATATCGAGATCCTTCAGAAAGTAAATGAAGTTGTCAATATTCCGGTAATTGCAAGCGGAGGAGCCGGAACCATACAGCATTGTATTGATGCGATACAACTGGCTAATGTAGATGCGGTATTGGCGGCAAGCATATTCCATTTCAAGGAAATTGAAATCAAAGATCTAAAAGCCCGGATGGGAAAAGCGGGAATTGAAGTTCGCCCTGTTTGA
- a CDS encoding metal-dependent transcriptional regulator, whose protein sequence is MGLSQSVEDYLKAIYILQSEGKSATTTNIAKALDVSSASVTNMLKRLAKMNLLDHESYKGAKLTSAGNKIALEVLRHHRLLELYLKEIMGYSWDEVHDEAENLEHHISEQFEDRIAELLNHPTHDPHGDPIPTKDGIMPEMAQLSIAEAEVNTPYIIGRVKDQDPKLLRYLEKIGVIPGMKIEVLEKTPFSGPIKVKLEEDNEQVLGQAVASEVFLVEVEESTT, encoded by the coding sequence ATGGGACTCAGCCAGTCTGTTGAAGATTACCTTAAAGCAATTTATATATTACAATCGGAGGGGAAATCTGCCACAACTACAAATATTGCAAAAGCACTCGACGTGTCTTCTGCTTCGGTGACGAATATGCTGAAGCGTTTAGCAAAAATGAATTTATTGGATCATGAATCCTATAAAGGAGCAAAGCTAACTTCGGCCGGCAACAAAATAGCACTCGAGGTATTGCGTCATCATCGGCTATTGGAGCTGTACTTAAAAGAAATAATGGGGTATTCCTGGGATGAAGTACATGATGAAGCTGAAAACCTTGAGCATCATATCTCTGAACAATTTGAAGATCGAATAGCTGAATTGTTAAACCATCCCACTCATGATCCCCATGGTGACCCCATTCCAACTAAAGATGGCATAATGCCGGAAATGGCACAGCTTTCCATTGCAGAAGCCGAAGTAAATACACCGTACATTATTGGCCGTGTTAAAGATCAGGATCCCAAGCTGCTCAGATACCTCGAGAAAATCGGGGTGATACCGGGAATGAAGATTGAAGTTCTGGAAAAAACACCGTTCAGCGGCCCCATAAAAGTAAAGCTTGAAGAAGATAATGAACAAGTATTAGGTCAGGCTGTAGCAAGCGAAGTGTTTTTGGTGGAAGTGGAAGAGTCAACCACGTAG